CCCATTTTGTGTAAAGATTTTATCATTGATGCTTTTCAGATCAAACTCGCTAGAATGATGGGGGCTAATGCGGTGCTTTTAATGTTAAGCGTATTAGATGATAAAAATTATTTAGAGCTTTTCAATCTCGCCAAATCCTTAAACATGAGCGTGTTAACTGAAGTTTCCAATAAGCAAGAAATCAAACGCTTGCTCAAACTCCAATACGACATTATAGGCATCAATAACAGGGATTTGCACACCCTGACAACCGACATTAACAACACGCTCAAATTGCACTCTCTCTTGCCTAAAGACGCGCTCGTGGTGAGTGAGTCCGGTATTTATTCGCATGCGCAAATCAAAGCCCTAGCCCCTTATGTGAATGGCTTTTTAGTGGGCAGCTCTTTAATGAAAGAAAAGGATTTGAAAAAAGCATGCATTAAATTGATTTTAGGCGAAAATAAAGTGTGCGGGCTTACAAGGATTAAAGACGCTAAAGCCGTTTATAAAAACCATTTTATTTATGGGGGTTTGATTTTTGAAAAATCTTCGCCCAGATACATCAAGCCTAAAAAAGCCCTAAAAATCACAAAAGCGGTTAAAAAATTGGATTTTGTGGGCGTGTTTGTGAAAGACGGGATTAAAAAAATTCAAAAAATCGCTAAAAAGCTTGATTTAAAAGCGGTGCAGCTTTATGGCTATTCGCCTAAAAAAATCGCTCAATTAAAAAAAGTGCTCCCTAAAACTTGCGCGATCTGGCAAGTAGTGAGTGTGGCGGATTCTAAAGATTTAGTGCCTAAAGCTAAAGAGGCCTCTCTAATCTTATACGACACTAAGGGGGATAAAATGGGAGGCAATGGCGTGAGTTTTGATTGGGGTATTTTAGAAAATGTCAAAACGCCTTTCATGTTAGCTGGTGGGCTTAATTTGGATAATATTCAAAACGCCTTGAAAATTAAAGCGTTGGGTTTGGATTTCAATTCCGGTTTAGAAATAAGCCCTGGGATTAAAAATAAGGATAAAATCAAGCGATTAGCCCGAATTTTAAGAGAGTATTAAAATGAATCAAAAAGCGTATTTTGGGGAGTTTGGAGGGAGTTTTGTTTCAGAATTGTTAGTGCCTGCATTAAGAGAGTTAGAACAGGCGTTTGATGCGTGTTTGAAAGATGAAAAATTCCAAAAAGAATATTTCCATCTTTTAAAAGATTTTGTGGGCCGTCCTAGCCCTTTAACCTTGTGTCAAAATATCGTTTCTAATCCTAAAGTCAAGCTTTATCTAAAACGAGAAGATTTAATCCATGGCGGGGCGCACAAGACTAATCAAGCCTTAGGGCAAGCTCTTTTAGCGAAAAAAATGGGGAAGACAAGGATCATTGCTGAAACAGGCGCCGGTCAGCATGGCGTGGCGACGGCTATCGCTTGTGCGTTATTGGACTTAAAATGCGTGATTTTTATGGGAGAAAAAGACATCAAGCGCCAGGAAATGAATGTTTTTAGAATGCGCTTATTAGGGGCTGAAGTGAGAGAAGTCAATTCAGGGAGCGCGACGCTTAAAGACGCCGTGAATGAGGCCTTAAGAGATTGGGCGAGCAGCTATAAGGACACGCATTATTTGCTAGGCACAGCCGCGGGGCCGCACCCTTACCCCACAATGGTTAAAACCTTTCAAAAAATGATAGGCGATGAGGTTAAAAGCCAGATTTTAGAAAAAGAAAACCGCTTGCCTGATTACGTGATCGCATGCGTTGGAGGGGGGTCTAACGCTATAGGGATATTCAGCGCGTTTTTAAACGACAAAGAAGTGAAACTCATAGGCGTAGAGCCGGCGGGTTTAGGGCTAGAAACCAATAAACATGGGGCGACTTTGAATAAGGGGCGTGTGGGGATTTTGCATGGGAATAAAACCTATCTTTTACAAGATGATGAAGGTCAGATTACAGAAAGCCATAGCATTAGCGCCGGGCTTGATTATCCAGGGGTGGGGCCAGAACACAGCTATTTAAAAGAGAGTAAGCGTGCAGTTTATGAAAGCGCAAGCGATGCTGAAGCGCTAGAAGCCTTCAGGTTGTTGTGCCAAAAAGAAGGCATTATCCCGGCGCTAGAAAGCTCACACGCTTTAGCGTATGCCTTAAAACTCGCTCAAAAATGCGAAGAAGAAAGCATTATTGTAGTGAATTTAAGCGGTCGAGGGGATAAGGATTTAAGCACCGTTTATAACGCTTTAAAGGAGGTTTAAAATGAGGTATCAAAACATGTTTGAAACCTTAAAAAAACAAGACAAAATGGCGTTTATCCCGTTTGTAACCTTGGGCGATCCTAACTATGAATTGAGTTTTGAAATCGTTAAAACCCTAATGACTAGCGGGGTGAGCGCTTTAGAATTGGGGTTTGCTTTTTCAGATCCTGTAGCGGATGGCGTTACCATACAAGCGAGCCATTTA
This DNA window, taken from Helicobacter pylori, encodes the following:
- the trpCF gene encoding bifunctional indole-3-glycerol-phosphate synthase TrpC/phosphoribosylanthranilate isomerase TrpF: MPSVLENILKDKLLEVSDLKKNHALPVNITPSDRDFKKALLEKKTSFILECKKASPSKGLIRKDFDLLEITKTYEKFASCISVLADSKYFLGSYENIKIVSQHSTKPILCKDFIIDAFQIKLARMMGANAVLLMLSVLDDKNYLELFNLAKSLNMSVLTEVSNKQEIKRLLKLQYDIIGINNRDLHTLTTDINNTLKLHSLLPKDALVVSESGIYSHAQIKALAPYVNGFLVGSSLMKEKDLKKACIKLILGENKVCGLTRIKDAKAVYKNHFIYGGLIFEKSSPRYIKPKKALKITKAVKKLDFVGVFVKDGIKKIQKIAKKLDLKAVQLYGYSPKKIAQLKKVLPKTCAIWQVVSVADSKDLVPKAKEASLILYDTKGDKMGGNGVSFDWGILENVKTPFMLAGGLNLDNIQNALKIKALGLDFNSGLEISPGIKNKDKIKRLARILREY
- the trpB gene encoding tryptophan synthase subunit beta, with product MNQKAYFGEFGGSFVSELLVPALRELEQAFDACLKDEKFQKEYFHLLKDFVGRPSPLTLCQNIVSNPKVKLYLKREDLIHGGAHKTNQALGQALLAKKMGKTRIIAETGAGQHGVATAIACALLDLKCVIFMGEKDIKRQEMNVFRMRLLGAEVREVNSGSATLKDAVNEALRDWASSYKDTHYLLGTAAGPHPYPTMVKTFQKMIGDEVKSQILEKENRLPDYVIACVGGGSNAIGIFSAFLNDKEVKLIGVEPAGLGLETNKHGATLNKGRVGILHGNKTYLLQDDEGQITESHSISAGLDYPGVGPEHSYLKESKRAVYESASDAEALEAFRLLCQKEGIIPALESSHALAYALKLAQKCEEESIIVVNLSGRGDKDLSTVYNALKEV